The Metabacillus schmidteae nucleotide sequence ATTATCAAGCTTTTTGAGTATGTTCTTTGTGGATGAATACAATTTATCATCTGTTCAAGCAGGAGATTTCGTTACTTTATGTGTAGCAGCAGGAAGCTTCTTCAGACCGGTTGGAGGATATATCTCAGATAAAGTCGGAGGAGTAAAAGTACTATCGTTCTTATTCATCGGTGTTGCAGTATGTATGCTTGGAGTTAGTCAATTACCTCCATTATTTGCAATCACAGCATTACTTTTTGTTGGAATGATGTGCTTAGGCATGGGAAATGGGGCTGTATTCCAATTAGTCCCTCAACGTTTTCAAAAGGAAATCGGAATGATCACAGGTATTGTTGGAGCAGCTGGCGGGATTGGCGGCTTCTTCTTACCAAATATTTTGGGAACTCTAAAAGAAATGACAGGTTCATACGCTTCCGGTTTTATCACATTTTCTGTGATTGCAATCGTCGCATTTACGATCTTACTTCTCGCAAGTCATTCTTGGAAGAAGGCATGGAAGGTGAAGGGAGATGCGGTGAAAATTTAATTCGGTAAAAACCCTGGCAAAATTGTCAGGGTTTTTTTATTTATTCTTGAGGAAAAATTTAAGCTAAGCCAGAGAGAAATCCCCTAACAGTAACGATTACAGGCTACCTGAGATTTCACCATTATTATCTCTTTACAAATCACCATCATTTCTGTTATCTTAGTATAGGTATTTATTTACCTAGGTAAATATTTGTATTCCCAGGCATTACTTACCTAGGTAACAAATTGAGGTGATGAGGTTGATCGAAACTAATAAACTTTTCCATATGCTTTATCAAAAAACACGACATATGACTAAAGAAGTAAATGAATACTTACAAAAACATGGACTATATAGCTCACAATGGTCCATTCTTTATTGTTTAAAGTCAAACGGTCCCATGACACAAAGTGATATATGGCGTTATTTAAATGTTGAAGCACCAACCGTTACGAGAACACTGGTTAAATTAGAGGAAAGCGGTTGGATTATCCGTACAACTGGAAGCGACAAGCGAGAAAGACTTGTTTCTCTTACAGAAAAAGCACTTGAGCTTCTCCCTTTGGTTGATCAGGATGTAAAGAACTTTGAACAAAGTATGGTTACCAACTTAAATGATGATGAACAAGAGCAATTATATGCACTATTAAAAAAGCTAGGTACATCAAATGAAGGTTAGGGGGAATATTTTTATATGAATCAAACTGAAAAACAACCGATATGGACAAAAGGATTTATCAGCATCTTTCTTATCAACTTCTTTTTATTTCTCACATTTTATGGATTACTCACTTCATTACCCATCTATGTTGTAAATGATTTAGGTCGTTCGAGTGTTGATGGAGGCCTAATTGTCACGATTTTCTTATTATCCGCCATTTTTGTTCGCCCTTTTTCAGGTAAGCTTCTTCAGGATTTTAGAAAAAAACGCATGTTAATGATTAGCATGATTTTATTTACCGTCTGCTCCTACATGTATTTATGGATAGACAATTATGCATTGCTTCTTGTCTTACGGTTTGTTCATGGCATTTGGTTCAGCATTGCAACAACCGCTACCGGTGCAATTGCAGCTGATATGGTGCCATTGAAGAGACGAGGAGAAGGACTTGGTTATTTTGTCATGTCAACGAACTTCGCCGTTGTTTGCGGACCTTTTCTTGCGCTTTCTCTCTTACAATTCACATCATTTACTACCCTTTTCTTCATTCTTGCATTCTTAATTACAATTGGTGTATTGTTTACAGCCTTTAGTAAAGTAAATGAAGCAGCCCGAACAGCTCCGGTTGAAAAGAAGCGACTTCAAGTACAGGATTTATTGGACGGAAAAGCACTGCCGATTGCACTTGTAGGTAGCTTAGTTGCCTTTGCATATTCAAGTGTTTTATCCTTCATTTCTATGTATGCAAATGAATTGAAGCTATTAGATGCAGCAAGCTACTTCTTCGTTGTCTTTGCCGTTGTTATGATTGCATCAAGACCTTTCAGCGGTCGATTATTTGATACAAAAGGACCAAATATTGTAATTTATCCAGCACTCGTCTTTTTTATGGTCGGACTTTTGTTATTAAGTATGTCTCAGACTACGTTTATGTTTCTTTTAGCAGGTGCGTTCATCGGATTAGGGTATGGTACGATTGTTCCTTGCTTCCAAACACTTGCGGTTCAATCAACTGAACATAGTAGAAGTGCACATGCAACTGCGACATTCTTTACTCTTTTTGATTCAGGTATCGCAGCCGGATCATTTATACTCGGAATCGTTGCAGCTCAGTTAGGCTATCAAACTCTTTATCTTTTAGCTGGTTTGTTTTTAATTTTAGCTATCTTTATGTACAAATACGTGCAAAGTCGGAAAAAGACCGCTTCTTCTGCGCTGGAATTGAAGGAGTCGAGTTTATAATGTAGTGGGAATGCTTCTTACAACATAGGGAAAGGATTCTTTTTTGAGGTGCTTTTCTTATAATACGGACCGATGGCAGTGATATTTCCATCGTTATCGGTATATAAAATCCTTCTTTATATAAAACCTCATTTACTTTTAGTAGAATGTCTTGTCCTGTGTCGAATAATTAGTAATAGAAAAATAAGCGGAGATTTTCCGATTATGAAAAGCAAAATCTCCCTTTTTCTCACTTTTTGAGTCGATAGGCGGAATCTCTCCGCCTATTTATGCCTTATTTAATCATAACTTACTAAATAAGCGGAATTTTTCCGTCTATTTTTTAAACTCAGGTGCTTTACCTTATCCCCCAACCGATAAGAGCTTCTATCCTTTCTTTCTAGTAAACTCCACGAATATTCGGATGTATTTCTTCATTATAAAAATTAGTTAACCTTGTTAACTCAGCTTCACTAAAAGAAGGTACCTCAGTTGCCTGTAGATTGTCTTCAACCTGCTTTACTGTTTTAAATCCAGGGATAACCGTTGTGATTTCCTCATGGTCCAAAATCCAGCGAAGGGCAGCTCGTGCCATATTTCCACGACCTTCAGCGATCCAGTTAAGCTTCTGACTTAGCTCAACACCTTTTGAAAATTCGACACCTGCAAATGTTTCTCCAACATTAAAAGCCTCACCATCTTTATTAAAGTTACGGTGATCGTCTGCCTCAAACGTAGCATTTGCCCCAAATTTTCCTGTTAGCAACCCGCTTGCTAAAGGAACACGCGCTAATAAGCCAACGCCTTTTAACTTCGCCTGTGGAAGCAATTCAGGAATTGCCTTTTGACGGAAAATATTAAAAATAACTTGTAAAGCCTTCACGTTCGATTGATCCAAACAGAATAAACCTTCTTCCACTGTTTCCACACTTACTCCATAGTGGCGAATTTTCCCCTGTTGTTGCAGCTTGTCCAACACCTCAAAAACTTGCCCATTTTTTAGAATCTCCATCGGCGGGCAATGAATTTGATAAAGATCAATTGTGTCGCGCTGAAGTCTTTTCAAGCTTGCTTCACAATATGCCGTAACCGCCTTCTCAGAATACGTTTCCGGATCGAAAATATCCCCTGCACGGCAAAACTTTGTTGCAATATGGATTTTATCTTCATTGCCTTTCGTAGCCTTGGCAAGTAACTCCTCGCTATGGCCATCTCCGTACACATCTGCTGTATCGAAGAAATTCACACCAGCATCCATTGCACGCTCAAGACCCTTTAATGCTTCTGTATCATCTGATTTTCCCCATGAGCCTCCGATTGCCCAAGTTCCAAAGCTCAATTCACTTACGTTTAGATCTGTGTCACCAAGTTGGCGATAGTTCATTTTCTCCACCATCCCTTTTAGGAAATCGCTTTCTAAATATTTTAGACAAGTTCTATTATACAATAAGTAAAGCGCTAACAAAATTAATTTACCTTTCACGATTAGAAACCTGACTTTCATGGGACATAAAGAAAATATAAAGGAGCATATTTTCAGTTATTTAATTCTCTATAAGATATAATCAAGATGAATGACAACTTTATTAAGGAGATGAATGGCATGTCAAAAATTAATGAACTAGTTTCAGGCTGGATGAGCCACCGTAAAGTACTACATGAATTACTTGATACATTTGAAGATCAACATCTTAGCTATAAACCATGGGAAGATGCGATGTCACTTTCCGAGCTTGTTTTACATATCTCAGGTGCAATGGAAATGTTTGCTGATACAGTAAAAAATGGTGTGTTCACACCTCCAACAGGATCATCAAACATCGAAACGCTAAGTGAACTAAAAACATTGGTTGAAAATCAAACAAATCAAACAAAATCTAAGCTGCAAGCTTTAACTGACGAGCAATTGGAGGCAGTTGTTGAATTTGCCGGTATGAAGTCGCCCGGTTTGGCTCTACTTGAAAGTGCAAAGGACCATGAAATTCACCATAAAGGTCAATTATTCACATATGCCCGCTTATTAGGAGTTCAATCCTTACCATTCTTCGTTAACCGCTCTTAACGAAAAAAATGCCTGACACCTTCAGAAAGGATATCAGGCATTTTATTTTAGTCTGCGCTCTCTTCTAGACCTTTATAATAGTTTACTAAAGCGATTATAGCACTCCCCATTCGTTCCTCCTCTGGAACGACCATTCGCGTAATTCCTACTTCTCTTAATGCCTGTGCTGTTACTTTTCCAACTGAAACAGCCATGACATTTGTTGAAAATGCCTCTAACACTTCCTTTTCTAAACCGTGTTCTTTTGCATAGGACATTAAAAATCTTGCTTGTGGTGTGCTTGTAAAGTTAACGGCATCAATCTTTCCATCCAGAATTTCACTAACAAGCTGTTCCATCACCTCTGGTTTTGGGGGAATGTGCTTATAGGGAAGAATCTCCCGAAATTCTGCTTGTTGGTCTTTCAGCCAATCAATTAAAAGAGGAGCAGGATCACCATGGAGCTGCAACGCAACCCGACAGCCTTTTAAAGAATGAGCACTAAGTTCTCTCACTAAACCAGCCGTACTACCATCATCATCTCTGACATCTGGCTGTAACCCGAGTTTCTTAAGAACATTGACAGTTTTATAACCTCTTGCAGCTATTTTCGCTTTTGTTAATGCTTGAATAAATTGTTCATCTAATCCCATATTCATAGCAGTTTGATAAAGCTTGTCTGTTCCAAGTCCAGTTGTAAAAATGAGCCAATCAAAGTCACCTTCAATGAGGGCATGAATTTCTTTTTCTACATTTGTGTCGTCTAAAAAAACAGTCCCCTGTGCCGGACGAATTAACGCTTTTCCGCCTAAGTTTTCTACTAATTTACTTAATTCTTCAGATTTACGCTGACCTGCAAGGGCGATCGTTTTGCCATTTAGTCGCTTCATAACGTACCTCCGCTTTTCCTTAATGCCAATATTGTATCACTTTTTTGAAAAGTTCGTTATTTAAATTGAAGGCTCTTTAGCTGATTCAGGTTATTTCTACTTCAGTCACTTGCTTCTACTGGTGATCAGAGACCATCTTTGAAGGATTCTTGCAGAAAGGGCCAGAAATTTTGCAAGTTTGACCATTTTTTTGCATCTTTTAATTCTTTTTTGCAAGTTCTCCTGCATTTTTGTAACTCAATGTATTTACTTCACACAAAAGAGGTTCGAAATAGATTCGAACCTCTTAATCCGTTAAAAGACAATTGTTTTATTTTCATGTACAAGAATTCGATCTTCTAGATGCCATTTTACAGCTCTCGCTAAAACACTTCGTTCAACAGCACGACCAATTTTCTTTAGATTGTCAACATTATCTCGGTGATCAACGCGGCTAATATCCTGCTCAATAATCGGACCTTCGTCTAAGTCATTTGTTACGTAATGCGACGTTGCACCAATTAATTTTACTCCACGTCCATATGCTCGCTCATATGGTCTTGCTCCAATGAACGCAGGTAAGAACGAGTGGTGAATATTGATGATTTTATTTGGATTCGCTGATACAAATTTCGGCGTTAAAATTTGCATATAACGAGCTAAAATAATTAAATCAACATTGAATTCATTTAATAATTCCAACTGCTTTTCTTCTACTTGCTCACGAATATCTTTATTTGCCGGGATATAATAAAATGGAATGTTCAAGGACTCAACTACTTCTCTTGCTTCCTCATGATTACTAATCACAAGTGCGATGTCAGCCATTAAATCTCCACTTTGCCACTCCCATAATAGTTCTAACAAACAATGAAGCTCTTTTGAGACGAAAATGGCCACCTTTTTCACGTTGTATACATGAGTCAGTTTCCATGCCATCGAAAACTCTTTCGCGATCTCACCAAATTGGCTTTCCATCTCAGCAGCTTTTTCTTTCAGGTTTGGACATTCAAATTCAATACGAATAAAGAATGTACCGCCTTCCGGATTTGTTGAATACTGACTGGATTCAATAATATTCGCATTATGTGAAAATAAAAATTTAGAAATTGTGGATACAATACCTGGTTGGTCCGGACAACTAACTAATAAACGTCCTCTATTTTGATTTTTATCCTGAAATTGTTGTATTTGATTTTTTATAAATGCATTCATCTTTAAAATACCTCTCTATTCGTCATTAAAACATTATACATTAGACTCTGTCATTATTTAAGACCTTTATGATCTGCAATATTGTTTTGTTTATTATCCCTATTTTTTATCTTACGAATGATTTGATTCATTACTTCCGATAAAACTAATCCAATTGCAACAGAGCCTGAAATCATAAAAGCTTCAGCTGAAAGAGCTATTGCATCATTATATTGATTCTCTACTACCTGCCGCATCGCATCGTACGCTAATCCACCCGGCACTAACGGAATGATTCCTGAAACATTAAAAATGATAACAGGTGTTTTATGCCTCTTTGCGTAAAATTGACTAATAATGGCAATAAAAAATGAGGCAACCAAAGAAGAAAACACGCTATCATTCGAATATTCATACAGACCGGTATAAACCATCCAACCAATCATACCAACAAGCCCGGCTCGAAGTAATGCTTTTACAGGAGCGTTAAAAATAATTCCAAATGCAGCCGACGCCACAAAACTTGTAATCACCTGTTCGATCAAACATATCCCTCCCCGAACCGCGGAAGCAACTTCTTAATAAAATGAAAAGACAACTGCAACACCTGCTCCTATCGCAAATGCCGTTAAAAACGCCTCTGCACCTTTTGATATACCTGACACTAAATGGCCTGCCATTAAATCTCTTACAGCATTTGTGATTAATAGTCCTGGAACTAACGGCATCACAGAACCAATGATAATCTTATCAAGCTCTGTTCCTAAATCGAGGACAACAAAAAGGACAGATAATAATCCAATAAGTAATGAAGCCAGAAACTCCGCAAAAAACTTGATCTCGACAAGTTGATGGATATAAATTAAGCTTGAAAAACCAATACCTCCGGCAACTACGGCTGGTAAAAAATCTGACCAATCTCCTTTAAACATGATAAGAAAGCAGCCGCTCGCTATAGAAGCAGCCCCAATTTGTACCCAGATCGGATAAGCGTGTGCATCAAGCTCGATTTCCTTTAACTGTTCATACGCTTCGTTTACTGTGAGTTCTCCATTACTAAT carries:
- a CDS encoding MarR family winged helix-turn-helix transcriptional regulator, which gives rise to MLYQKTRHMTKEVNEYLQKHGLYSSQWSILYCLKSNGPMTQSDIWRYLNVEAPTVTRTLVKLEESGWIIRTTGSDKRERLVSLTEKALELLPLVDQDVKNFEQSMVTNLNDDEQEQLYALLKKLGTSNEG
- a CDS encoding MFS transporter, giving the protein MNQTEKQPIWTKGFISIFLINFFLFLTFYGLLTSLPIYVVNDLGRSSVDGGLIVTIFLLSAIFVRPFSGKLLQDFRKKRMLMISMILFTVCSYMYLWIDNYALLLVLRFVHGIWFSIATTATGAIAADMVPLKRRGEGLGYFVMSTNFAVVCGPFLALSLLQFTSFTTLFFILAFLITIGVLFTAFSKVNEAARTAPVEKKRLQVQDLLDGKALPIALVGSLVAFAYSSVLSFISMYANELKLLDAASYFFVVFAVVMIASRPFSGRLFDTKGPNIVIYPALVFFMVGLLLLSMSQTTFMFLLAGAFIGLGYGTIVPCFQTLAVQSTEHSRSAHATATFFTLFDSGIAAGSFILGIVAAQLGYQTLYLLAGLFLILAIFMYKYVQSRKKTASSALELKESSL
- a CDS encoding aldo/keto reductase, giving the protein MNYRQLGDTDLNVSELSFGTWAIGGSWGKSDDTEALKGLERAMDAGVNFFDTADVYGDGHSEELLAKATKGNEDKIHIATKFCRAGDIFDPETYSEKAVTAYCEASLKRLQRDTIDLYQIHCPPMEILKNGQVFEVLDKLQQQGKIRHYGVSVETVEEGLFCLDQSNVKALQVIFNIFRQKAIPELLPQAKLKGVGLLARVPLASGLLTGKFGANATFEADDHRNFNKDGEAFNVGETFAGVEFSKGVELSQKLNWIAEGRGNMARAALRWILDHEEITTVIPGFKTVKQVEDNLQATEVPSFSEAELTRLTNFYNEEIHPNIRGVY
- a CDS encoding DinB family protein: MSKINELVSGWMSHRKVLHELLDTFEDQHLSYKPWEDAMSLSELVLHISGAMEMFADTVKNGVFTPPTGSSNIETLSELKTLVENQTNQTKSKLQALTDEQLEAVVEFAGMKSPGLALLESAKDHEIHHKGQLFTYARLLGVQSLPFFVNRS
- a CDS encoding uroporphyrinogen-III synthase: MKRLNGKTIALAGQRKSEELSKLVENLGGKALIRPAQGTVFLDDTNVEKEIHALIEGDFDWLIFTTGLGTDKLYQTAMNMGLDEQFIQALTKAKIAARGYKTVNVLKKLGLQPDVRDDDGSTAGLVRELSAHSLKGCRVALQLHGDPAPLLIDWLKDQQAEFREILPYKHIPPKPEVMEQLVSEILDGKIDAVNFTSTPQARFLMSYAKEHGLEKEVLEAFSTNVMAVSVGKVTAQALREVGITRMVVPEEERMGSAIIALVNYYKGLEESAD
- the purU gene encoding formyltetrahydrofolate deformylase, which gives rise to MNAFIKNQIQQFQDKNQNRGRLLVSCPDQPGIVSTISKFLFSHNANIIESSQYSTNPEGGTFFIRIEFECPNLKEKAAEMESQFGEIAKEFSMAWKLTHVYNVKKVAIFVSKELHCLLELLWEWQSGDLMADIALVISNHEEAREVVESLNIPFYYIPANKDIREQVEEKQLELLNEFNVDLIILARYMQILTPKFVSANPNKIINIHHSFLPAFIGARPYERAYGRGVKLIGATSHYVTNDLDEGPIIEQDISRVDHRDNVDNLKKIGRAVERSVLARAVKWHLEDRILVHENKTIVF
- a CDS encoding threonine/serine exporter family protein; protein product: MCLIEQVITSFVASAAFGIIFNAPVKALLRAGLVGMIGWMVYTGLYEYSNDSVFSSLVASFFIAIISQFYAKRHKTPVIIFNVSGIIPLVPGGLAYDAMRQVVENQYNDAIALSAEAFMISGSVAIGLVLSEVMNQIIRKIKNRDNKQNNIADHKGLK
- a CDS encoding threonine/serine exporter family protein; translated protein: MVNNNQNQTFDVIEVCLLAGKIMLRSGAETYRVEDTMMRIAAAYGIADSHSYVTPTGIIFSVSSKTPTQLVRIVDRSTDLQKVAKVNGVSRQISNGELTVNEAYEQLKEIELDAHAYPIWVQIGAASIASGCFLIMFKGDWSDFLPAVVAGGIGFSSLIYIHQLVEIKFFAEFLASLLIGLLSVLFVVLDLGTELDKIIIGSVMPLVPGLLITNAVRDLMAGHLVSGISKGAEAFLTAFAIGAGVAVVFSFY